Genomic window (Desulfovibrio sp. TomC):
CGCCGGCTTCGAACTGGAAAATGAGAATGGCGGCCCGGTCCCAGTAGTACTGATGGCCGTACTTGTCGCCGCGCATGATCGACAGCACGCCCCGGCGCACCTGCCCGCCCACTTCGAACTCCAGACACACGGGCTTGCCGTAACCGAATTCCTTCATGCCCTGGCCGCCGGAACCCATCTCGCAGGCCCCGAGCATCCGGGCGTCCGGGCCGAAAGCTTCTTTCAGATACTGCTCCACGGCTTCGGGGCGGACCGCGATGGCCGGTTTCTCCTCGGTTCCCTTGCGCATTGGCCTCTCCCTGCAGGCACGGCAGCCGTGCCGTTCCCGTCTCTTTTACAGGCTTAGGCCGATAACTAGCCAGGATGTGCCGCCAATGCAACCCTCGCCAGCCCCCCTTTGCCCCATCGAGGGGGCCGGGGGCTACACTCCCCCCGGCGGGGCCGGGGCAGCGCCCCGTTCTTCTCTCTTTTTACTATTTCTCGACGGCGCGAAAGCCCCATTTGACGAAGGCCAGGCCCAGGCCCAGGCACAGGGCGGCTTCGGTGCAAACGGTGGCCAGGGCTGCGCCTTTGGCGGCGAGGTGGGGGATGAGCAGGAAATTGAGGCCGATGTTGAGGGCGGCGGCAAGGATGGTGACGCCGGCGTAGTAGCGTTCCCGGCCAAGGGCCACGAGGGCCTGGGTCAGGACGTAGTTGGGCAGAATAAAGGGCAGCGAGGCCAACAGCCAGGAGAGCAGCGGCACGGCGGCGGCGTATTTGTCGCCAAAGGCCAGGGTGAGGATAAACGGGCCAAGGAGCAGACCGCCGGCCGTGGCGCACAGGGACAGGGCGACCATGACCCCGAGCATGAGGCGGAAGGAGCGGGCAAAGGCGGCGGCGTCGTCAAGGGTGACGCGCAGGCGGCGAAAGAAAATGTGGGCCAAGGGCGTGGCCAGCATGATGACGCCTTCGATCAGGCGGTAGGCGGCGGCGTAGTTGCCGACCTCGGCCGGATCGCTGGTGAGCTGGCGCAACAGGACGATATCACAGCGGAAATAAATGGTGGTGGCCGCAGAGATGCACAGAAATGCGGCGCAGGGGCCGTAGATGTCGCGGTGCAAGTGGAGCTTGGGGACCACGAGCAGCGGTCGGGCAAAGGGCGTGGCCAGGGCCACGGCCTGTCCGACCAGGAGGGCCAGGAAAACGGCGGTTGGGCCGGGGCTGGGGAAAAGCAGGGCGCAGCCGGCGGCCAGGGCTGTAGCGGTGCGGGTGACGGCCCGCCACAGGGCTTCGGCGGCAAAATTATTGTGGCCTTTGAGTTCGGACGAGACCAAGGATGTGGCGCAAAAGAGGCCATAGTAAAGGACGGCCGCGCCAAGGGGCAGGCGTTCGCCGTCCGGGAAAAGCGGGATCAGGCATAAGCCCAGGGCGGTCACGCCCAACAGATGGCCCAGGCCCATGGCCATGAGGCTCGGCCGGCCCGGGGCGGCGGTCAGGGCGGCCTTGGCGGTTTCACGAAAGATCAGGGTGGAAAAACCGCCGTCCTGGAGAATGGCAAAAAGCGACCCCAGGGTCAGGATGTAGGAATACTGGCCAAAGCCGGCCGGGCCAAGAATCCGGCCAAGGAGAAAGGTCAGCCCGACCGACACGGCTGCGGCGTAGAGGGTGGCGGCCCACTGGCTGGTCAGGGCCTTGGCCAGGGCGCGGCTCACGGGGCGGCCTTGGGGGCTGCATGGAGAGCAAGCCGGCCGGCCAACAGAAAATCGGCGGCAGCGGCCAGATCCCGGGCCAGCACATGGGGCCAGTCGGGTTTGCGATCGGCAAGCTCCAGCCAGGGGTCAACAAGTGGCGGCAGGCCGAGGGCATGTGCCGCCCGCTGCCCATGCCCGGTGGTTACCAGGATGGTCAGCGGCGCGCCAAGAGCCAGACCGAAGGCGACGTCGCAGGCCTTGTCGCCGATAACGGCCGTGGCGGCCGGGTCCAGGCCATAGGCGGCGGCCAGACGGGTAAACAGGCCTGGGGCCGGTTTGCGGCAGTCGCAACCGCTGCCCGGGGCATGGGGGCAATGGGCCGTGGAGGTGATCGGCGCGCCATACGGGGTCAGGAGCTCCAGCAGGCGGGTCTGGACCGCCTGGAAATCGGCCTCGGCGTAATAGCCACGGCCGATGCCGGACTGGTTGGTGACCAGATAGAGGTCCGCGCCGGTCCGGGCCAAGCGGGCCAGGGCCTGGCCTGCGCCGGGAAGCAGTTCCACGCCGTCGGGCCGGGCCAGATAGTGCCGGTCGACGATGACGGTGCCGTCGCGGTCGAGCAGGATATGCCGGATGGCGGCCGGCATCAGAAATTGTCCTGGAGGGTTGGCCGGTAGGGCAGCAGGTCGGGCGAAAGGAGCATCTCCAACGGCGCGCCGGCGTTGTCCCGAAGCTCGGCCTGGAAAGTGGCGGAAGGGACGGTGAGACCGGTAAAGGCGCTGGCGTCGAGGACGGCCTCGATGCGCATCCGGGTGTCGTCGCGCGACCAGAGTTGGGCTCCGGGGCCGGAGAAGTCAAAGCGCACAAAGCCGTTGTGGATGGGCCGATCGAAACGCAGGACAGAAACGCGGCGCACCATGAGGCCTTCCCAAAAACCGCTGCGGTTGCTTTTGAGCGTATCCAGCGGCGTGAACGTCTTGCCGTCGCTGGAAAAGGAGATGCGTACGGTATTTTGGCCGGCCTTGTCGGCAAAAACGCGGGGATAGGCCAGGATGCGCAGCAGTTTTATGGGATAGGTCGAACTTATCGGCACAGTCAGCGAGCACGGGGCCGCGTCCTTGCAGGACAGGCAGTCCTCGTCGTCGTTTTTCTTGATGTTGAGCGCAATGGGGAAGGCGGCCAGGGCGTCGGCCTCGTGGGCGAAACTCGGCTCGAAGCGCAGGACGCCGACGCCGTCCCGATCAAGCAGCAGGGTCGAGGGAGCCGGGGCCAGGACGCCGATGCCGACGGTTTTGCCGCCAAGCGACAGCCGGGGACGATTGAACGCGCCGTGAAGCTTGAGGGCGGCGAAGATATTCCCGGCGTTGTCTTGAGTCAGGGTGGCCGGACGGTCCTCGGCCAGGGGCACGAAGGGCTGGTTCAGGGCCGGGTCGTAACACTGATAGGCCGGCTGGCCGTTGGCGTCCTGGATGGTGAACACCGGGGCGAGGCCGGGATGGGCAGCCAGGAATCCGGGCAGGGCCGCAGCCGGGTTGGCCGGTCCCTGGGGCAGTTCGGGGCTGGTCGGGAAGGCGAAGAGCGCGTCGCCAATGAGATTTTGCCCGGGTTTCCAGGCGGCCAGGGCGTTGTTGGCGGCCACTCGCTTGAGCATAGCCAGGGCCGGGTTGTCCCCTTGGGGGGAGCCGGTCAGGCCGGCAGAGAGTTCCAGGCCGCAGACTTCGACCACGCCCGGGTTGGCCACCGGGCCGTAGTCGATGCGAAGGCGCAGGACTGTTGCCCCGGCGACGCTGTCTGGCAGGGCCAAGGAGCGTTTGATGAAGCGGCGTTTCTCGTGGTTGGCCGGAATAAGGACGCCGTCTGCGCCGAGAAAGGCCTCGCCGGTGACGACATCCAGGGGGGCAAACGCCCCCTGGCCCACCGCGACGGAAACAACGACCCGGGAATCCGAGGCAATGCCCTCGTTAAACGTGGCGGAAAAATCCAG
Coding sequences:
- a CDS encoding flippase — its product is MSRALAKALTSQWAATLYAAAVSVGLTFLLGRILGPAGFGQYSYILTLGSLFAILQDGGFSTLIFRETAKAALTAAPGRPSLMAMGLGHLLGVTALGLCLIPLFPDGERLPLGAAVLYYGLFCATSLVSSELKGHNNFAAEALWRAVTRTATALAAGCALLFPSPGPTAVFLALLVGQAVALATPFARPLLVVPKLHLHRDIYGPCAAFLCISAATTIYFRCDIVLLRQLTSDPAEVGNYAAAYRLIEGVIMLATPLAHIFFRRLRVTLDDAAAFARSFRLMLGVMVALSLCATAGGLLLGPFILTLAFGDKYAAAVPLLSWLLASLPFILPNYVLTQALVALGRERYYAGVTILAAALNIGLNFLLIPHLAAKGAALATVCTEAALCLGLGLAFVKWGFRAVEK
- a CDS encoding D-glycero-alpha-D-manno-heptose-1,7-bisphosphate 7-phosphatase, translated to MPAAIRHILLDRDGTVIVDRHYLARPDGVELLPGAGQALARLARTGADLYLVTNQSGIGRGYYAEADFQAVQTRLLELLTPYGAPITSTAHCPHAPGSGCDCRKPAPGLFTRLAAAYGLDPAATAVIGDKACDVAFGLALGAPLTILVTTGHGQRAAHALGLPPLVDPWLELADRKPDWPHVLARDLAAAADFLLAGRLALHAAPKAAP